In Galactobacillus timonensis, the genomic window ATCGCATACTGCTCCGGATTATCGCGTGCCGACTGCAGCAGTATCGCAAAAAGATCCTCCAGCGAATCCACTTTTGCATCAGTCAAGGCCTGATCATAGATCATTTGAAAGTAGGCATCCATCAGGTCCGCCTTATCGCGGAAATACCGGTAGAAGGTTGTCTTGCCTACGTGTGCCTTACGAATGATCTCGGCTACGGATATTTCTTCATAACTTTTTTTCTTCAACAAATTGACAAACGCTTCAATCACTGCATTTCGAATCGGATTTTCCATACATGTATATTAGTCCGTGCGCCGGCCGTCTGAACAATTTCCGTCACCTGTCGTCCCTCTGTTCACCGCCACACTTTTTTGACTATATTAAAAGAAACAGGAGGTATCGCATGATTCATACAATTACATTGAACCCTGCTGTTGACTACTTCATGTCCATGGCAGACGGGATCAAACCCGGCGAACTCAATGCCGCCGAAGAAACACATATGGAAGCCGGCGGAAAAGGCATCAACTGCTCCATCGTTCTCAATAATATGGGTGTCGCTAGCCAGATGCACGCCCTGCTGGGCGGAGTGACCGGAGCCTACATCCTAGACCAGATTTCAGCCTATCCGCATATTCATAATTGCAGCGTCATAATCACCGGTGCCAGCCGCATCAATGTCAAAATCACCGGCAAAGAAGAATACATTCTCAACGCACCCGGACCGGAAGTAACCAAAGAAGAACTCGACAGCTTCCTCAAAACGTTCTCCGGACTCCAGGAAGACGACTATGTCATCCTCTCCGGAAAGGCGCCGCTGGGAACGCCTACCACCTTCCTCTATGATATTGCGGACATCGTCAACGATG contains:
- a CDS encoding 1-phosphofructokinase family hexose kinase codes for the protein MIHTITLNPAVDYFMSMADGIKPGELNAAEETHMEAGGKGINCSIVLNNMGVASQMHALLGGVTGAYILDQISAYPHIHNCSVIITGASRINVKITGKEEYILNAPGPEVTKEELDSFLKTFSGLQEDDYVILSGKAPLGTPTTFLYDIADIVNDAGAKLILDTRDMRLEDLTYCHPWLIKPNLEELGDLLHCQADLNNAMDLTAAAIAKGAQNVLLTMGSEGCVFAGGLGHAVAKSPQIKVKNTTGAGDTSLAAFVGTWSASHRLEDALRWSMAAGTAAAAEGSLPSIDAIQSYLSSIRIEEAH